A window of Streptomyces marispadix contains these coding sequences:
- a CDS encoding ABC transporter permease translates to MTVFKASLRNFFAHKGRMALSAVAVLLSVAFVCGTLVFTDTMNTTFDRLFAATAADVTVSPKKEKGQAEGADQRAARPRTLPASVLREVRTAEGVKSAEGVVSSEQVTVVDGDDKNIGSNTGAPTIAANWTSGDRRTMKITSGHAPRDSSEVMVDADTAEKRHIERGDKLRTIAATGDFSARVSGIATFQVTNPGAAIVYFDTATAQRRLLGGTGSYTNIAVTAEQGVTHGLLKKNVTASLGAGKYTYQTQKEAADSSREDIGSFLDVMKYALLGFAGIALLVGVFLIVNTFSMLVAQRTREIGLMRAIGSSRRQVNRSVLIEALLLGVVGSVLGVGAGVGLAVGLMKLMGKLGMNLSTSELTVAWTTPVTGVALGVLVTLLAAYLPARRAGRVSPMAALRDAGTPADGKAGAVRAVLGVLLTGGGAAGLYAATQAEKASQGSLYLGVGVVLTLLGFVVVGPVLAGVLVRVLSVVTLRPFGGRVGRLAERNALRNPRRTGATAAALMIGLALVASLSVVGSSMVASATKELDRSVGADFIVQSGNGQPITPAVEKKFKASKSLRTATSYKVVPVRITTPDGKTGSEQLSATDPSYMKDLRREVKSGDLSGAYGRDAMSVGAAFAKEHGVATGDELKVAFAGGRTAKLTVAAVTKEETSVDKGAMYTDVATAQRHIPEAQVPPTVMMFGSAEDGREEAAYSSLKKLLKPYPQYQVRDQADFKETLQDQVGQMLNMVYGLLALAIIVAVLGVVNTLALSVVERTREIGLMRAIGLARRQLRRMIRLESVVIALFGALLGLGLGMCWGAAAQRLLALEGLNVLEIPWPTIGAVFAGSALVGLVAALVPAFRAGRMNVLNAIATE, encoded by the coding sequence GTGACCGTGTTCAAGGCATCGCTGCGCAACTTCTTCGCGCACAAGGGCCGCATGGCGCTCAGCGCCGTCGCCGTACTGCTGTCGGTGGCGTTCGTCTGCGGCACGCTCGTCTTCACCGACACCATGAACACCACCTTCGACCGGCTCTTCGCCGCGACCGCGGCCGATGTGACCGTGAGCCCCAAGAAGGAGAAGGGCCAGGCGGAAGGCGCGGATCAGCGCGCCGCCAGGCCCCGCACGCTGCCGGCCTCCGTGCTCCGCGAGGTCCGTACGGCGGAGGGCGTGAAGTCCGCCGAGGGCGTGGTCTCCAGCGAACAGGTCACCGTCGTCGACGGCGACGACAAGAACATCGGCTCCAACACCGGAGCCCCCACCATCGCCGCCAACTGGACGTCCGGCGACCGCAGAACGATGAAGATCACCTCCGGGCACGCGCCCCGCGACTCCTCCGAGGTGATGGTCGACGCCGACACCGCCGAGAAGCGCCACATCGAGCGCGGCGACAAGCTGCGGACCATCGCCGCCACCGGCGACTTCTCCGCACGCGTCTCCGGCATCGCGACCTTCCAGGTCACCAACCCCGGTGCGGCGATCGTCTACTTCGACACCGCCACCGCCCAGCGCAGGCTCCTCGGCGGAACCGGCTCCTACACGAACATCGCCGTGACCGCCGAACAGGGCGTCACACACGGCCTGTTGAAGAAGAACGTCACCGCCTCGCTGGGCGCCGGGAAGTACACGTACCAGACGCAGAAGGAGGCCGCGGACTCCAGCCGGGAGGACATCGGCTCCTTCCTGGACGTGATGAAGTACGCGCTGCTCGGCTTCGCCGGGATCGCGCTCCTCGTGGGCGTCTTCCTCATCGTCAACACCTTCTCGATGCTGGTCGCCCAGCGCACCCGTGAGATCGGCCTGATGAGGGCCATCGGATCCAGCCGCCGCCAGGTCAACAGGTCGGTGCTGATCGAGGCGCTGCTGCTGGGTGTCGTCGGTTCCGTGCTGGGCGTGGGCGCCGGAGTCGGCCTCGCCGTGGGGCTGATGAAGCTGATGGGCAAGCTCGGGATGAACCTGAGTACGTCCGAACTCACGGTGGCCTGGACGACGCCCGTGACCGGGGTCGCGCTGGGCGTCCTCGTCACGCTCCTCGCCGCGTATCTGCCGGCCCGCCGAGCAGGACGCGTCTCGCCGATGGCGGCGCTGCGGGACGCGGGCACCCCCGCGGACGGCAAGGCGGGGGCGGTGCGCGCGGTGCTCGGCGTACTGCTGACGGGCGGCGGAGCCGCCGGTCTCTACGCGGCCACGCAGGCGGAGAAGGCGTCACAGGGGTCGCTGTACCTGGGCGTGGGCGTCGTGCTGACGCTCCTCGGATTCGTCGTCGTGGGGCCGGTGCTCGCGGGGGTCCTGGTGCGTGTGCTGTCGGTGGTGACGCTCAGGCCGTTCGGCGGCCGCGTCGGGCGCCTCGCCGAGCGCAACGCGCTGCGCAACCCGCGGCGTACGGGCGCCACCGCGGCGGCCCTGATGATCGGCCTGGCGCTGGTCGCGTCGCTCTCGGTCGTCGGTTCGTCGATGGTCGCGTCCGCCACGAAGGAACTGGACCGCTCCGTGGGCGCGGACTTCATCGTCCAGTCCGGCAACGGGCAGCCGATCACCCCGGCCGTGGAGAAGAAGTTCAAGGCGTCGAAGTCCCTGAGGACCGCTACGTCCTACAAGGTGGTCCCCGTACGCATCACCACACCCGACGGGAAGACGGGCAGCGAACAGCTCTCCGCGACCGACCCGTCGTACATGAAGGACCTGCGCCGCGAGGTCAAGTCCGGTGATCTGTCCGGGGCTTACGGCCGGGACGCGATGTCCGTCGGCGCCGCCTTCGCCAAGGAGCACGGCGTCGCCACGGGCGACGAGCTGAAGGTGGCCTTCGCGGGCGGCCGTACGGCGAAGCTCACGGTGGCCGCCGTCACCAAGGAGGAGACGAGCGTCGACAAGGGCGCGATGTACACGGACGTCGCCACCGCGCAGCGCCACATCCCCGAGGCCCAAGTGCCGCCCACGGTCATGATGTTCGGCTCGGCGGAGGACGGCCGGGAGGAGGCCGCGTACTCGTCGCTGAAGAAGCTCCTCAAACCGTATCCGCAGTATCAGGTGCGCGACCAGGCCGACTTCAAGGAGACCCTCCAGGACCAGGTCGGGCAGATGCTCAACATGGTCTACGGACTGCTGGCGCTGGCGATCATCGTGGCCGTGCTGGGAGTGGTGAACACCCTCGCGCTGTCGGTCGTCGAGCGCACCCGTGAGATCGGCCTGATGCGGGCCATCGGCCTGGCACGCAGGCAACTGCGCCGGATGATCCGCCTGGAGTCGGTCGTCATCGCGCTCTTCGGCGCCCTGCTCGGGCTGGGCCTCGGCATGTGCTGGGGCGCGGCGGCACAGAGGCTGCTCGCGCTGGAGGGCCTGAACGTACTGGAGATCCCCTGGCCCACGATCGGCGCGGTCTTCGCGGGCTCCGCCCTGGTGGGCCTGGTGGCGGCGCTGGTACCGGCGTTCCGCGCGGGACGGATGAACGTGCTGAACGCGATCGCCACGGAGTGA
- the mfd gene encoding transcription-repair coupling factor → MSLTGLLDAVVRDPALQEAVEAAADGNRHHVDLVGPAAARPFAVAALARSSGRPVLAVTATGREAEDLTESLRSLLPPEGVVEYPSWETLPHERLSPRSDTVGRRLAVLRRLAHPDEDGDAGTGPVSVVVAPVRSVLQPQVKGLGELEPVALRQGQSTDMEEIVDALAAAAYSRVELVEKRGEFAVRGGILDVFPPTEEHPLRVEFWGDEVEEIRYFRVADQRSLEAAEHGLWAPPCRELLLTDDVRRRAAALAEEHPALGELLGKIAEGIAVEGMESLAPVLVDDMELLLDVMPKGTMALVCDPERVRTRAADLVATSQEFLQASWSATAMSEAGEAPVDLGAASLWGIADLRERARELGMMWWSVSPFSPGAASGDGAGDGAGGDEGGGAEDADFDADFDGGADVLRLGMRAPESYRGDTARALADTKEWLSSGWRCVYITEAHGPAMRTVEVLSGEGIPARQESDLGAIAPSVVHVARGCLDNGFVDPGLKLAVLTETDLSGQRAAGREAARMPARRRKQIDPLTLSPGDYIVHEQHGVGRYVEMVQRTVQGATREYLLVEYAPAKRGQPGDRLFVPTDQLEQVTKYVGGEQPSLHRLGGADWTKTKARAKKAVKEIAADLIKLYSARMAAPGYAFGQDSPWQRELEDAFPYAETPDQLTTIGEVKEDMEKSVPMDRLICGDVGYGKTEIAVRAAFKAVQDGKQVAVLVPTTLLVQQHFSTFTERYGQFPVNVRALSRFQTESEARAVVDGLRDGTVDVVIGTHRLFSSDTRFKDLGLLIVDEEQRFGVEHKEQLKKLRANVDVLSMSATPIPRTLEMAVTGIREMSTITTPPEERHPVLTFVGPYEEKQMGAAIRRELLRDGQVFYIHNRVESIERAAARLRQIVPEARIATAHGQMSEQALEQVVVDFWEKKSDVLVATTIVENGIDISNANTLIVERGDNFGLSQLHQLRGRVGRGRERGYAYFLYPPEKPLTETAHERLATIAQHTEMGAGMYVAMKDLEIRGAGNLLGGEQSGHIAGVGFDLYVRMVGEAVADYRNALEQGGQVEEAPLEVKIELPVDAHVPHDYAPGERLRLQAYRAIASANSEEDIAAVREELADRYGPLPEPVENLLLVAGLRMLARSCGITDITLQGANVRFSPVELRESQELRLKRVYPRSVIKQASRQVLVPRPKAGGIGGKPVVGRELLAWVGEFLTTVPGA, encoded by the coding sequence ATGAGTCTCACCGGACTGCTCGACGCCGTCGTGCGCGACCCCGCGCTTCAGGAGGCCGTCGAGGCCGCCGCCGACGGCAACCGGCACCATGTCGATCTTGTCGGGCCCGCCGCCGCCCGTCCCTTCGCAGTCGCGGCCCTCGCGCGCTCCTCGGGACGCCCCGTGCTGGCCGTGACCGCCACGGGCCGGGAGGCGGAGGACCTCACGGAGTCGCTGCGTTCGCTGCTGCCGCCCGAGGGCGTCGTGGAGTACCCGTCGTGGGAGACGCTGCCGCACGAGCGGCTCTCGCCGCGTTCCGACACCGTCGGGCGGCGTCTCGCCGTGCTGCGCCGCCTCGCGCACCCCGACGAGGACGGCGACGCGGGCACCGGCCCCGTCAGCGTCGTCGTCGCGCCCGTACGGTCCGTGCTACAGCCGCAGGTCAAGGGGCTGGGGGAGCTGGAGCCGGTCGCGCTGCGGCAGGGGCAGAGCACCGACATGGAAGAGATCGTCGACGCGCTCGCAGCCGCCGCGTACTCGCGGGTCGAACTCGTGGAGAAGCGCGGCGAGTTCGCCGTACGCGGCGGAATCCTCGACGTCTTCCCGCCCACCGAGGAACACCCGCTGCGCGTGGAGTTCTGGGGCGACGAGGTCGAGGAGATCCGCTACTTCCGCGTCGCCGACCAGCGTTCCCTGGAGGCCGCCGAGCACGGGCTGTGGGCGCCGCCGTGCCGCGAGCTGCTGCTGACGGACGATGTGCGGCGCAGGGCAGCCGCCCTCGCCGAGGAGCACCCCGCGCTGGGCGAACTGCTCGGGAAGATCGCGGAGGGCATCGCAGTCGAGGGCATGGAGTCCCTCGCGCCCGTACTCGTCGACGACATGGAGCTGCTGCTCGATGTGATGCCCAAGGGGACGATGGCGCTGGTGTGCGACCCGGAGCGGGTCCGTACGCGGGCGGCGGACCTCGTGGCCACGTCGCAGGAGTTCCTTCAGGCGTCGTGGAGCGCCACCGCGATGTCCGAGGCGGGCGAGGCCCCCGTCGACCTCGGCGCGGCCTCGCTGTGGGGCATCGCCGACCTTCGCGAGCGGGCACGCGAGCTGGGCATGATGTGGTGGTCGGTCAGCCCCTTCAGCCCCGGTGCGGCTTCCGGCGACGGTGCCGGCGACGGTGCCGGCGGCGACGAGGGCGGCGGCGCGGAGGACGCGGACTTCGACGCCGACTTCGACGGCGGCGCCGACGTGCTGCGCCTCGGCATGCGCGCCCCCGAGAGCTACCGCGGCGACACAGCCCGCGCCCTCGCCGACACCAAGGAGTGGCTGTCGTCGGGCTGGCGCTGCGTGTACATCACCGAGGCGCACGGCCCCGCCATGCGTACCGTCGAGGTCCTCAGCGGCGAGGGCATCCCCGCCCGGCAGGAGAGCGACCTGGGCGCCATCGCCCCGTCCGTCGTGCACGTGGCGCGCGGCTGCCTCGACAACGGCTTCGTCGACCCCGGCCTGAAGCTCGCCGTGCTCACCGAGACCGACCTCTCGGGGCAGCGGGCCGCCGGCCGCGAGGCCGCGCGCATGCCCGCGCGCCGCCGCAAGCAGATCGACCCGCTCACGCTCTCCCCCGGGGACTACATCGTCCACGAGCAGCACGGCGTGGGCCGCTACGTCGAGATGGTCCAGCGCACCGTGCAGGGCGCCACCCGCGAGTATCTGCTCGTGGAGTACGCCCCCGCCAAGCGCGGCCAGCCCGGCGACCGCCTCTTCGTACCCACGGACCAGCTCGAACAGGTCACCAAGTACGTGGGCGGCGAACAGCCCTCGCTGCACCGCCTCGGCGGCGCCGACTGGACGAAGACGAAGGCGCGGGCGAAGAAGGCCGTCAAGGAGATCGCCGCCGACCTGATCAAGCTGTACTCGGCCCGCATGGCAGCGCCCGGCTACGCCTTCGGCCAGGACTCGCCCTGGCAGCGGGAGCTTGAGGACGCCTTCCCCTACGCCGAGACGCCCGACCAGCTCACCACCATCGGCGAGGTCAAGGAGGACATGGAGAAGTCCGTGCCGATGGACCGGCTGATCTGCGGCGACGTCGGCTACGGCAAGACGGAGATCGCGGTGCGTGCCGCGTTCAAGGCGGTGCAGGACGGCAAGCAGGTGGCCGTTCTGGTGCCCACGACGCTCCTCGTCCAGCAGCACTTCTCGACCTTCACCGAGCGCTACGGGCAGTTCCCCGTCAACGTGAGGGCGCTGTCCCGATTCCAGACCGAGTCCGAGGCCCGCGCGGTCGTCGACGGATTGCGCGACGGCACGGTCGACGTCGTCATCGGCACGCACCGCCTCTTCTCATCCGACACCCGCTTCAAGGACCTCGGGCTGCTCATCGTCGACGAGGAGCAGCGCTTCGGCGTGGAGCACAAGGAGCAGCTCAAGAAGCTGCGGGCGAACGTGGACGTGCTCAGCATGTCCGCCACCCCCATCCCCCGCACCCTTGAGATGGCCGTCACCGGCATCCGCGAGATGTCGACGATCACCACTCCGCCCGAGGAGCGCCATCCGGTGCTGACCTTCGTAGGGCCCTACGAGGAGAAGCAGATGGGCGCCGCGATCAGGCGTGAACTGCTGCGCGACGGCCAGGTCTTCTACATCCACAACCGTGTGGAGTCCATCGAGCGCGCGGCGGCCCGGCTGCGCCAGATCGTGCCGGAGGCACGCATCGCCACCGCACACGGTCAGATGTCGGAGCAGGCGCTGGAGCAGGTGGTCGTCGACTTCTGGGAGAAGAAGTCCGATGTGCTGGTCGCCACGACGATCGTCGAGAACGGCATCGACATCTCCAACGCCAACACCCTCATCGTCGAACGCGGCGACAACTTCGGCCTCTCACAGCTCCATCAGCTACGCGGACGAGTCGGCCGGGGCAGGGAACGCGGCTACGCCTACTTCCTCTACCCGCCCGAGAAGCCGCTCACGGAGACCGCGCACGAACGGCTCGCGACCATCGCACAGCACACCGAGATGGGCGCGGGCATGTACGTCGCGATGAAGGACCTGGAGATCCGCGGCGCGGGCAACCTGCTCGGCGGTGAGCAGTCCGGCCATATCGCGGGCGTCGGCTTCGACCTCTACGTACGGATGGTCGGCGAGGCGGTCGCCGACTACCGCAACGCCCTGGAGCAGGGAGGCCAGGTCGAGGAGGCCCCGCTGGAGGTCAAGATCGAACTGCCCGTCGACGCGCACGTCCCCCACGACTACGCGCCCGGCGAACGGCTGCGGCTCCAGGCGTACCGGGCCATCGCCTCCGCCAACTCCGAGGAGGACATCGCGGCCGTGAGGGAGGAACTCGCCGACCGCTACGGGCCGTTGCCCGAACCGGTGGAGAACCTGCTGCTCGTCGCGGGCCTGCGCATGCTCGCCCGCTCGTGCGGCATCACGGACATCACCCTCCAGGGCGCCAACGTCCGCTTCTCGCCCGTGGAGCTGCGCGAATCGCAGGAGCTGCGCCTCAAGCGCGTCTATCCGCGCTCGGTGATCAAGCAGGCGAGCCGCCAGGTGCTGGTGCCGCGGCCGAAGGCGGGCGGCATCGGCGGCAAGCCGGTGGTGGGGCGCGAACTGCTGGCATGGGTCGGGGAGTTCCTCACCACCGTGCCGGGGGCGTGA
- a CDS encoding type II toxin-antitoxin system VapC family toxin, whose protein sequence is MRLLLDTHVLLWWLDDSPELSDETKELLRTEPSVHVSAISPWEIAIKQSLGKIRGPEDLAERARDSQFTPLPVGAGHGVRAGKLPPHHRDPFDRVLIAQAQIEGMTLVTRDKWMQQYDVQILPV, encoded by the coding sequence ATGCGGCTTCTGCTCGACACCCACGTGCTGCTGTGGTGGCTCGACGACTCTCCTGAACTGTCGGACGAGACCAAGGAGTTGCTGCGTACAGAGCCCTCGGTCCACGTCAGTGCAATCTCACCCTGGGAGATTGCGATCAAGCAGTCCCTCGGGAAGATCAGAGGGCCTGAGGACCTGGCGGAGCGGGCGCGTGACTCCCAGTTCACGCCGCTGCCCGTGGGGGCCGGTCACGGCGTGCGCGCGGGCAAGCTGCCGCCGCACCACCGCGACCCCTTCGACAGGGTTCTCATCGCCCAGGCTCAGATCGAGGGCATGACTCTGGTGACCCGCGACAAGTGGATGCAGCAGTACGACGTGCAGATCCTTCCCGTCTGA
- a CDS encoding DUF6479 family protein translates to MYAIQTASETLPVLVAAERDLLVGIAPFIAGLVVVIGLIAAVAYGIRIRARGDQRPSSPGEKGPNSPQEYETRHRVPDEVPHDGERRMPYDFKDYDSDSHPGEHEQPRPKWDEGSSGGFGSGGLGHH, encoded by the coding sequence ATGTACGCCATACAGACCGCATCCGAGACGTTGCCGGTGCTCGTGGCCGCCGAGCGTGACCTGCTCGTAGGCATCGCACCGTTCATCGCGGGCCTCGTGGTCGTCATCGGCCTGATCGCGGCCGTCGCCTACGGCATCCGTATCCGGGCCCGGGGCGATCAGCGCCCGTCCAGCCCCGGCGAGAAGGGCCCGAACTCGCCTCAGGAGTACGAGACCAGGCACCGGGTTCCCGATGAGGTGCCGCACGACGGTGAGCGCCGTATGCCGTACGACTTCAAGGACTACGACTCCGACAGCCACCCCGGAGAGCATGAGCAGCCCAGGCCCAAGTGGGACGAGGGCAGCAGCGGCGGGTTCGGCAGCGGCGGCCTCGGTCACCACTGA
- a CDS encoding SurA N-terminal domain-containing protein yields MHSSTTGSRRRRSTLTLSGAVTLLVAAPLLTGCGDDAHPGAAAVTGGERITMGQLQAKVKAVRDAQRAAPHGAELVKGSGQLTRAALDGLIRERIVEKAAKDAGVSVTRREVGKYHAQLRKQAGGEKQLKDALLQQQAVAPSQIDDWMRMQVAVDKISKAENIDPRTPQGNAALRKKFSETSKDLHISVNPRYGKWNVEASTLGNETEPWLRDLTGKQQDREQQQQAQPPM; encoded by the coding sequence ATGCACAGCAGCACCACAGGAAGCCGTCGTCGCAGGTCAACGCTCACCCTCAGCGGTGCGGTGACGCTGCTCGTCGCAGCGCCGCTGCTCACCGGGTGCGGCGACGACGCGCACCCCGGTGCCGCCGCCGTGACGGGCGGCGAGCGCATCACCATGGGCCAGCTCCAGGCGAAGGTGAAGGCGGTGCGCGACGCGCAGCGCGCGGCGCCGCACGGCGCGGAGCTGGTCAAGGGCAGCGGGCAGTTGACGCGTGCCGCCCTCGACGGCCTGATCCGCGAACGCATCGTGGAGAAGGCCGCGAAGGACGCCGGCGTCTCCGTCACACGTCGCGAAGTCGGCAAGTACCACGCCCAACTGCGCAAGCAGGCAGGCGGCGAGAAGCAGTTGAAGGACGCGCTGCTCCAGCAGCAGGCCGTGGCCCCCTCGCAGATCGACGACTGGATGCGCATGCAGGTCGCCGTCGACAAGATCTCGAAGGCGGAGAACATCGATCCCCGCACGCCGCAGGGCAACGCGGCCCTGCGGAAGAAGTTCTCCGAGACCTCCAAGGACCTGCACATCTCCGTCAATCCCCGCTACGGCAAGTGGAACGTGGAGGCGTCCACCCTCGGCAACGAGACGGAGCCGTGGCTGCGCGACCTCACCGGCAAGCAGCAGGACCGCGAGCAACAGCAGCAGGCGCAGCCGCCGATGTGA
- a CDS encoding type II toxin-antitoxin system Phd/YefM family antitoxin, with protein sequence MEAAKPYNVHEAKTHFSRILEQVATGEEVVISKAGEPVAKVVPLRPKVQRADLGSLRGQIHIADDFDELPDDIADAFGMR encoded by the coding sequence GTGGAAGCGGCGAAGCCGTACAACGTGCACGAGGCGAAGACCCACTTCTCGCGCATTCTCGAACAGGTCGCCACGGGTGAGGAAGTCGTGATCAGCAAGGCGGGCGAGCCCGTGGCGAAGGTGGTCCCCCTGCGGCCCAAGGTGCAGCGGGCCGACCTGGGTTCGCTCCGGGGGCAGATTCACATCGCCGACGACTTCGACGAGCTGCCCGACGACATCGCCGACGCGTTCGGTATGCGCTGA
- a CDS encoding sodium/solute symporter — protein MNPSSVDAGSQSLSFAIFAALVSVTLLLCIMTSAERDDLDEFYTGFRTLAPLRNGFAIAGDYISAATVLSTIGIIALTGFDGLVLALATALSLLLLMVLLAEPLRNAGRFTMGDALTHRSPSRLVRLAATGVTLSALLPLMVFQLAGAGQLVTLVLGFEGSSVRTVTTVALGGLMIGYAAIGGMKGTALIHIIKLVVLFGASLMLAVLVMDKVGWDPSRLITLADVGSGRGAAYARSGLLIQPTDIGRADLIASSLTVVFGAACLPHVTMRMYTARSAQDIRRAMSYAVMIMAVFVLLIAVIGAGATALLGRQNIAAGDPEGSTAILRLARAIVADSTALSTFVFTTVSTAVFLTLLSSVAGMILACGNSLAHDLYAGVLSRTNSPSPRRELLIARLAAFAVGAPAIALAVLVQDKALRALIILSFSIAASAIAPALVYGLFWRRFTRFGLLATLIGGSTAAIVVTALSTTVSGTPRSLIPDRDFHVFPLTTSGMISIPVGFLLGWACTFLSTRRSQHRGRTEYRAAEPRLLAGARRR, from the coding sequence TTGAACCCCAGCTCCGTGGACGCCGGTTCGCAGTCCCTGTCCTTCGCCATCTTCGCCGCGCTCGTCAGCGTCACGCTGCTGCTGTGCATCATGACCAGCGCCGAACGCGACGACCTCGACGAGTTCTACACCGGCTTCCGCACCCTCGCGCCGCTGCGCAACGGCTTCGCCATCGCCGGTGACTACATCTCCGCCGCGACCGTGCTGTCCACCATCGGGATCATCGCCCTCACCGGCTTCGACGGGCTCGTGCTCGCCCTGGCCACCGCGCTGTCGCTGCTGCTGCTGATGGTCCTGCTGGCCGAACCGCTGCGCAACGCGGGCCGGTTCACGATGGGCGACGCGCTCACCCACCGCTCCCCCAGCAGGCTGGTGCGCCTCGCCGCGACCGGCGTCACCCTCTCCGCGCTGCTTCCGCTGATGGTCTTCCAGCTCGCCGGCGCGGGCCAACTCGTCACCCTGGTCCTCGGGTTCGAGGGCTCTTCCGTACGCACGGTCACCACCGTCGCCCTCGGCGGGCTCATGATCGGCTACGCCGCGATCGGCGGGATGAAGGGCACGGCGCTCATCCACATCATCAAGCTCGTGGTGCTCTTCGGCGCCTCGCTGATGCTGGCCGTGCTCGTCATGGACAAGGTCGGATGGGACCCGTCCCGGCTGATCACGCTCGCCGACGTCGGCAGCGGACGCGGAGCGGCCTACGCACGCTCCGGACTGCTGATCCAGCCCACCGACATCGGCAGGGCCGATCTGATCGCCAGCTCGCTGACCGTGGTCTTCGGCGCCGCGTGCCTGCCGCACGTCACGATGCGCATGTACACCGCGAGGAGCGCACAGGACATCCGCCGCGCCATGTCCTACGCCGTGATGATCATGGCGGTGTTCGTGCTCTTGATCGCCGTCATCGGCGCCGGAGCCACGGCTCTTCTCGGCAGGCAGAACATCGCGGCCGGCGACCCCGAGGGCAGCACGGCGATCCTCCGGCTGGCACGGGCGATCGTCGCCGACTCGACCGCGCTGTCGACGTTCGTCTTCACCACCGTCTCCACGGCCGTCTTCCTCACGCTGCTCTCGTCCGTCGCCGGGATGATTCTCGCCTGCGGCAACTCCCTCGCCCACGACCTCTACGCGGGTGTACTGAGCCGCACCAACTCGCCTTCACCGCGGCGGGAGTTGCTCATCGCCCGCCTCGCCGCCTTCGCCGTGGGCGCACCGGCCATCGCGCTGGCCGTGCTCGTGCAGGACAAGGCGCTGCGGGCACTGATCATCCTGTCCTTCAGCATCGCCGCGTCCGCGATCGCCCCCGCGCTCGTCTACGGCCTGTTCTGGCGGCGCTTCACCCGCTTCGGGCTGCTGGCGACGCTCATCGGCGGCAGCACCGCGGCGATCGTGGTGACCGCCCTGTCCACGACGGTCTCCGGCACGCCCCGATCCCTCATCCCCGACCGGGACTTCCACGTCTTCCCGCTCACCACCAGCGGCATGATCAGCATTCCCGTGGGCTTCCTGCTGGGCTGGGCGTGCACCTTCCTCAGCACCCGCCGCTCGCAGCACCGCGGCCGTACGGAGTACCGCGCCGCCGAGCCCCGGCTGCTGGCGGGGGCCAGGCGGCGCTGA
- a CDS encoding DUF485 domain-containing protein yields the protein MPARADTELVRLRSAYRWLRRSMTLGVLGYFTVWLAMAAYLPNLMAQSVAGSVNLGVLLGLLLIPITLLTIISYELFARVTVDPISHRVRIADEEERENEEEGR from the coding sequence GTGCCCGCACGCGCGGACACCGAACTGGTCCGGCTGCGCAGCGCCTACCGCTGGCTGCGCCGCAGCATGACGCTCGGCGTCCTCGGCTACTTCACCGTCTGGCTCGCCATGGCCGCCTATCTCCCGAACCTCATGGCACAGTCCGTGGCCGGTTCGGTGAACCTCGGCGTCCTTCTCGGGCTGCTGCTGATCCCCATCACCCTGCTGACGATCATCAGCTACGAACTCTTCGCCCGCGTCACCGTCGACCCCATCTCGCACCGGGTGCGCATAGCCGACGAGGAAGAGCGCGAGAACGAAGAGGAGGGCCGTTGA